The proteins below are encoded in one region of Streptomyces ficellus:
- a CDS encoding GNAT family N-acetyltransferase — MPMMRRARVSDHRALVESAQRWRRESRSPAGAREPSLLLPRLFLHSFAGTSLVAEDSTGIKAFLIGLHAADNEEDAHIHFVGVDPALRGRGLARGLYSAFFERAAEAGRREVRAVTTPWNTGSIAFHRALGFDPVGGDVEVGGLPVHRDYDGPGKDRVCFRRRIGSPTA, encoded by the coding sequence ATGCCGATGATGCGCCGGGCGCGCGTGTCCGACCACCGCGCCCTCGTCGAGTCCGCGCAGAGGTGGCGCAGGGAATCGCGTTCGCCCGCCGGGGCCCGGGAGCCGTCCCTGCTGCTGCCGAGGCTGTTCCTGCACTCCTTCGCGGGGACCAGCCTGGTGGCCGAGGACAGCACCGGCATCAAGGCGTTCCTGATCGGGCTGCACGCGGCCGACAACGAGGAGGACGCCCACATCCACTTCGTGGGGGTCGACCCCGCGCTGCGGGGCCGGGGGCTGGCCCGCGGCCTGTACTCGGCGTTCTTCGAGCGGGCCGCCGAGGCGGGGCGGCGCGAGGTGCGGGCGGTGACGACCCCGTGGAACACCGGGTCCATCGCCTTCCACCGGGCGCTGGGGTTCGACCCGGTGGGAGGGGACGTCGAGGTCGGGGGCCTGCCGGTGCACCGTGACTACGACGGGCCGGGGAAGGACCGGGTCTGCTTCCGCCGGAGGATCGGTTCGCCGACGGCATGA
- a CDS encoding sensor histidine kinase — protein MPRPPTTRGTPVAGPADLPAYVVCVAAMLSGFLWVTLVLVHRDHPVLDAVNLHYAAIAVLLSMGLALSGMALLARGSGRPLGWLLLSTGGIFAGGAALSLTAGLIGVGPGIATVLVLVDVVGYALFGTVVFTLPLWLPDGRWPRGWARAYVIVLALWSLAQQVYEFTQLDTWYVDNPLAEGAWARAGQWATPAMLPAIDWVPPIAAGLPLVLLAVRRVRTPAAERRNFVLALPYLAWLAVMYFGAYADAPQTVVFAVQYAGAAIWPAALAFIDLRERAWHLDRAARRILTALLLTFVLFLLYGTAGLLVWHAGAREPEGPLLLAVAVALVIGALLRPTARWASRVVDRYYYGARAQPYQVVRDLADRLSKAPDPGEAPRLLCATVVHTLGLSAAALTVDTHHGPRELVALGEPGPAPEHFPLCYRGEDIGRLTVPPRPGELALDPQDREAVQVLADHAAPAIASMRLYEDLQSSREQIILAREEERRRLRHDLHDGLGPALSGLRLQVDAVRGTARPDVARPLLKVSEGIGRAIRELRHITDGLAPAALDGADLSRALRQLAEHLSSRSLCISVTVRPDPLPRLSAALEVAVYRITAEALNNAVRHSRADHAHATVTVADGQVGVHVHDNGDGFPDHQRHAGVGLRSMAERSEELGGRFTLTSTADGTVVRAVFPSRPGSAPPARPAGTGTSSGPESHAPETRDRSDS, from the coding sequence ATGCCTCGACCGCCGACCACCAGGGGGACCCCGGTAGCCGGGCCCGCCGACCTTCCGGCCTACGTGGTCTGTGTGGCGGCGATGCTCTCCGGCTTCCTCTGGGTGACGCTCGTCCTCGTCCACCGCGACCACCCGGTCCTGGACGCCGTCAACCTCCACTACGCCGCGATCGCCGTCCTGCTGTCCATGGGGCTCGCCCTCTCGGGCATGGCCCTGCTCGCCCGCGGTTCCGGCCGCCCCCTCGGATGGCTGCTGCTGTCCACCGGCGGCATCTTCGCCGGCGGCGCCGCCCTGTCCCTGACGGCCGGGCTCATCGGCGTCGGGCCGGGCATCGCCACCGTCCTGGTCCTCGTCGACGTGGTGGGCTACGCCCTGTTCGGGACGGTCGTCTTCACGCTCCCGCTGTGGCTGCCCGACGGCCGCTGGCCGCGCGGCTGGGCCCGGGCGTACGTCATCGTCCTGGCGCTGTGGAGCCTCGCCCAGCAGGTGTACGAGTTCACCCAGCTCGACACCTGGTACGTCGACAACCCCCTCGCCGAGGGCGCCTGGGCCCGGGCCGGCCAGTGGGCGACGCCCGCGATGCTCCCGGCCATCGACTGGGTGCCGCCGATCGCCGCCGGCCTGCCCCTGGTGCTGCTGGCCGTCCGCCGGGTGCGCACGCCCGCCGCGGAGCGCCGGAACTTCGTCCTCGCCCTGCCCTACCTCGCATGGCTGGCCGTCATGTACTTCGGCGCCTACGCCGACGCCCCGCAGACCGTCGTCTTCGCCGTGCAGTACGCCGGCGCGGCCATCTGGCCCGCCGCCCTCGCCTTCATCGACCTCCGCGAGCGGGCCTGGCACCTCGATCGTGCGGCCCGCCGCATCCTGACGGCCCTCCTGCTGACGTTCGTCCTGTTCCTGCTGTACGGCACCGCCGGGCTGCTTGTGTGGCACGCCGGGGCCCGCGAGCCCGAGGGGCCGCTGCTGCTGGCCGTCGCCGTCGCCCTGGTCATCGGCGCCCTGCTGCGCCCCACCGCCCGCTGGGCGTCCCGGGTCGTCGACCGTTACTACTACGGCGCCCGTGCCCAGCCGTACCAGGTGGTCCGGGACCTCGCCGACCGCCTCAGCAAGGCACCCGACCCGGGCGAGGCGCCGAGGCTGCTGTGCGCGACGGTCGTCCACACCCTCGGCCTGAGCGCCGCCGCGCTGACCGTGGACACCCACCACGGCCCGCGCGAACTGGTCGCCCTGGGCGAACCGGGACCGGCCCCCGAACACTTCCCGCTCTGCTACCGGGGCGAGGACATAGGCCGGCTCACCGTGCCCCCGCGCCCCGGTGAACTGGCGCTCGACCCGCAGGACCGGGAGGCCGTCCAGGTGCTCGCCGACCACGCCGCCCCGGCGATCGCGTCGATGCGGCTCTACGAGGACCTCCAGAGCAGCCGCGAGCAGATCATCCTCGCCCGCGAGGAGGAACGGCGCAGGCTGCGGCACGACCTCCACGACGGCCTCGGCCCCGCCCTGTCCGGCCTCCGCCTCCAGGTGGACGCCGTCCGCGGCACCGCCCGGCCCGACGTGGCCCGTCCGCTGCTCAAGGTCTCCGAGGGCATCGGGCGCGCCATCCGCGAGTTGCGGCACATCACGGACGGCCTGGCACCCGCCGCGCTGGACGGCGCGGACCTGTCCCGCGCCCTGCGCCAGCTCGCCGAGCACCTCAGCAGCCGCAGCCTGTGCATCTCCGTGACGGTTCGGCCCGACCCGCTGCCCCGGCTGTCCGCCGCCCTCGAAGTGGCGGTCTACCGCATCACCGCCGAGGCGCTGAACAACGCGGTACGCCACTCCCGCGCCGACCACGCCCACGCCACGGTCACCGTCGCCGACGGGCAGGTCGGCGTCCACGTCCACGACAACGGCGACGGGTTCCCGGACCACCAGCGGCACGCCGGGGTGGGGCTGCGGTCCATGGCGGAGCGTTCGGAGGAGCTCGGCGGCCGCTTCACCCTCACCAGCACCGCCGACGGCACGGTCGTGCGGGCCGTGTTCCCGTCCCGCCCGGGCTCCGCCCCACCGGCCCGCCCGGCCGGGACAGGGACATCGTCGGGACCTGAGTCCCATGCGCCCGAGACACGGGACCGCTCAGACTCATGA
- a CDS encoding NAD(P)-dependent alcohol dehydrogenase, producing MPRTTATAPTAPTVTATAAVVRGPGHAFTLEEVRVEKPRPDEVLVRVRAAGICHTDLSVRAGHTPFPLPAVLGHEGTGTVEAVGDAVTSVAPGDTVVMSFASCGACPACLTGHPVRCDHWPALNLFGGSRLDGSPTLRGTGRHAGAPLHGHFFGQSSFATLALAPARALVPVPADLPPHVLAPFGCGVQTGAGAVLNVLRPEPGHTLVVYGTGSVGLAAVMAARLTAATRVVAVDPDPGRRALALRLGATEAFDPGEADPRAAVRDLTGGHGADRALETSGLPGVLRQAVDGLAVGGVCGVVGAPPAGTDVHLDVPRMLDRGPRIVGVNQGGVVPRTFIPALVELYRAGRLPVDAIVETFPLAAIEEAAAAAAGGRVVKPVLTMP from the coding sequence ATGCCCCGCACCACCGCCACCGCCCCCACCGCCCCCACCGTCACCGCCACCGCCGCCGTCGTGCGCGGCCCCGGCCACGCGTTCACCCTCGAGGAGGTACGGGTCGAGAAGCCCCGCCCGGACGAAGTCCTCGTCCGCGTCCGCGCCGCCGGCATCTGCCACACCGACCTGAGTGTCCGGGCCGGACACACCCCCTTCCCACTGCCCGCCGTCCTCGGGCACGAGGGCACCGGCACCGTCGAAGCCGTCGGCGACGCCGTCACCTCCGTCGCGCCCGGGGACACCGTCGTGATGAGCTTCGCCTCGTGCGGGGCCTGCCCGGCGTGCCTCACGGGTCACCCGGTCAGGTGCGACCACTGGCCCGCGCTGAACCTGTTCGGCGGCAGCCGCCTCGACGGCAGCCCCACCCTGCGCGGGACCGGCCGGCACGCCGGCGCCCCCCTGCACGGCCACTTCTTCGGCCAGTCGTCGTTCGCGACGCTCGCCCTGGCCCCCGCCCGTGCCCTGGTGCCCGTGCCCGCCGACCTGCCGCCGCACGTCCTCGCCCCGTTCGGCTGCGGCGTCCAGACCGGGGCGGGCGCCGTGCTCAACGTGCTGCGCCCCGAACCGGGCCACACCCTCGTCGTGTACGGCACGGGTTCGGTGGGCCTGGCCGCCGTCATGGCCGCCCGCCTCACGGCCGCCACCCGGGTCGTGGCGGTCGACCCCGACCCGGGACGCCGCGCCCTGGCCCTCCGGCTGGGCGCCACCGAGGCATTCGACCCGGGCGAGGCCGACCCGCGGGCGGCGGTGCGGGACCTGACCGGTGGTCACGGGGCGGACCGCGCACTGGAGACGAGCGGCCTCCCCGGCGTACTGCGCCAGGCGGTGGACGGACTCGCCGTCGGGGGCGTGTGCGGCGTGGTCGGCGCGCCGCCCGCCGGGACGGACGTCCACCTGGACGTACCGCGGATGCTCGACCGCGGCCCGCGGATCGTCGGGGTGAACCAGGGCGGTGTCGTGCCGCGCACGTTCATCCCGGCGTTGGTGGAGCTGTACCGGGCCGGGCGCCTGCCCGTCGACGCGATCGTGGAGACGTTCCCGCTCGCCGCGATCGAGGAGGCCGCGGCAGCGGCGGCGGGCGGCAGGGTCGTCAAACCGGTCCTGACCATGCCCTGA
- a CDS encoding response regulator transcription factor — MERPVLRTLIVEDHPLFRNGLKSALESLGEVLVVGEAETVAEVPDAVGRHRPDVVVMDLSLPDGSGIEAIRRLAELHPGLPVLTLTMSDDDGDLLAALQAGARGYVVKGASAEEVLHAVRTVAAGGAVFGAGVAARLTGLVSGSRRRDAEQLFPALTARECEVLEYIARGFDNRRIARELVLSEKTVRNHITHIFEKLHVATRAEAVARARDAGLGEDA; from the coding sequence ATGGAGCGCCCCGTGCTCCGCACGCTCATCGTCGAGGACCACCCGCTGTTCCGGAACGGTCTGAAGTCCGCCCTGGAGAGCCTCGGCGAGGTCCTGGTGGTCGGTGAGGCCGAGACCGTGGCCGAAGTGCCCGACGCGGTGGGCCGGCACCGGCCGGACGTCGTCGTGATGGACCTGTCCCTCCCGGACGGCTCCGGCATCGAGGCGATCCGCCGGCTGGCCGAGCTCCACCCCGGCCTGCCCGTCCTCACCCTCACCATGTCGGACGACGACGGCGACCTGCTCGCCGCGCTCCAGGCGGGCGCGCGCGGGTACGTCGTCAAGGGCGCCAGCGCGGAGGAGGTGCTGCACGCCGTGCGTACCGTCGCGGCGGGCGGGGCCGTGTTCGGCGCCGGGGTCGCCGCCCGCCTGACGGGCCTGGTCTCCGGCAGCCGGCGCCGTGACGCCGAGCAGCTCTTCCCGGCGCTGACGGCGCGCGAGTGCGAGGTGCTGGAGTACATCGCGCGCGGTTTCGACAACCGGCGCATCGCCCGCGAGCTGGTGCTGTCCGAGAAGACCGTGCGCAACCACATCACGCACATCTTCGAGAAGCTCCACGTCGCCACCCGCGCCGAAGCCGTCGCCCGTGCCAGGGACGCCGGCCTCGGCGAGGACGCCTGA
- a CDS encoding NUDIX domain-containing protein: protein MTVKRSAGLLLFRTSGGTLEVLIAHMGGPAWAARDAGAWSVPKGEYEADETPEAAARREFVEELGLPVPDGEPVPLGETRQASGKIVTVWAVEADLDPAAVVPGTFTMEWPRGSGRTREFPEVDRVAWMTPEEAAPRLVSGQQVFLERLSEYVRGRDGS, encoded by the coding sequence ATGACGGTGAAGCGAAGCGCGGGTCTGCTGCTGTTCCGCACCTCGGGCGGAACCCTGGAAGTGCTCATCGCCCACATGGGCGGTCCCGCCTGGGCGGCGCGGGACGCGGGGGCGTGGTCGGTCCCGAAGGGCGAGTACGAGGCCGACGAGACGCCCGAGGCGGCGGCGCGGCGGGAGTTCGTGGAGGAGCTGGGCCTGCCGGTTCCGGACGGGGAGCCGGTGCCGCTCGGTGAGACGCGCCAGGCGAGCGGGAAGATCGTGACGGTGTGGGCGGTGGAGGCCGACCTGGACCCGGCGGCGGTGGTGCCGGGCACGTTCACGATGGAGTGGCCGCGTGGTTCGGGCCGGACACGGGAGTTCCCCGAGGTCGACCGGGTGGCGTGGATGACGCCCGAGGAGGCGGCGCCGCGGCTGGTGTCGGGTCAGCAGGTGTTCCTGGAGCGGCTGTCGGAGTACGTGCGCGGGCGCGACGGGAGCTGA
- a CDS encoding cold shock domain-containing protein yields MLSVGRILRFDEVRGYGFIVPSDGGEDVFMHANDLVNDKCLYQAGREVEFRLEMGDKGPKASAIRLVRRPADEPAHPSPKAPRDGIGDLGDPDDDTLDVLTDGEFRTELTEALIEADATLTTAQLKRVRIRVAELARSHGWVEG; encoded by the coding sequence GTGTTGTCGGTGGGCAGGATCCTCCGGTTCGACGAGGTCCGCGGTTACGGGTTCATCGTCCCCAGCGACGGGGGCGAGGACGTCTTCATGCACGCGAACGACCTGGTGAACGACAAGTGTCTGTACCAGGCGGGCCGCGAGGTCGAATTCCGGCTGGAGATGGGGGACAAGGGGCCCAAGGCCTCCGCCATCCGGCTCGTCCGGCGGCCGGCGGACGAGCCGGCCCACCCGTCGCCGAAGGCTCCGCGCGACGGCATCGGCGACCTCGGCGACCCGGACGACGACACGCTCGACGTGCTGACCGACGGCGAGTTCCGCACGGAGCTGACGGAGGCCCTCATCGAGGCTGACGCCACGCTCACCACGGCCCAGCTGAAGCGCGTCCGCATCCGCGTCGCCGAACTGGCGCGCTCGCACGGCTGGGTGGAGGGCTGA
- a CDS encoding GMC family oxidoreductase N-terminal domain-containing protein: MTGIWGRGTPPVVAAEQDTYEADVAVVGSGAGGATLAWALASTGARVLVVERGGFLPREAANWSPDAVFGEGRYHNAGTWRTTDGEAFTPANHYYVGGTTKVYGAALPRLRESDFDAREQREGTSPAWPFGYADLEPYYAEAERLYRVHGQAGADPTAPPRSGPYPHPAVPHEPVVGELAARLTNQGLHPFPIELGIDLGAGGACLRCGTCDAYPCRVGAKSDAETRALRPALRTGTVRLLTRTRADRLLTNPGGRRVTAVEAERNGRRIRVRAGTVVVSCGAINSAALLLRSGGAAHPDGLANGSGLVGRNLMVHNNSVLMAVDPRRRNPVTFQKTLAVNDFYHPLGNLQLMGKVHGAALAAAHPRLPRRLLGAVAARSVDWWVMSEDLPDPGNRVLPGPDGGVVLHRRPTNTRAHRDLVRCAARMMRRAGHPLVFTRRMGVAATGHQCGTTVAGLDETRSVLDPHCRSHEVRNLYIVDGGFFPSSAAVNPTLTIAAQALRTAREGGVLP, translated from the coding sequence ATGACCGGCATCTGGGGACGAGGCACCCCGCCCGTCGTCGCAGCGGAGCAGGACACCTACGAGGCCGACGTCGCCGTCGTCGGATCGGGCGCCGGAGGCGCCACCCTCGCCTGGGCCCTCGCCTCCACCGGGGCCCGCGTCCTGGTCGTCGAACGGGGCGGCTTCCTCCCGCGCGAGGCCGCCAACTGGTCGCCCGACGCGGTGTTCGGCGAGGGCCGCTACCACAACGCCGGCACCTGGCGCACGACCGACGGCGAGGCGTTCACCCCGGCCAACCACTACTACGTGGGCGGCACCACCAAGGTCTACGGCGCCGCCCTGCCCCGGCTGCGGGAGAGCGACTTCGACGCCCGCGAGCAGCGCGAAGGCACCTCGCCCGCCTGGCCGTTCGGCTACGCCGACCTGGAGCCGTACTACGCCGAGGCCGAACGCCTCTACCGCGTCCACGGCCAGGCCGGCGCCGACCCCACCGCGCCGCCGCGCTCCGGGCCGTACCCCCACCCGGCCGTCCCGCACGAACCGGTCGTCGGCGAACTGGCGGCGAGACTGACAAACCAGGGCCTGCACCCGTTCCCGATCGAGCTGGGCATCGACCTGGGAGCCGGGGGCGCCTGCCTGCGCTGCGGCACCTGCGACGCGTACCCGTGCCGCGTCGGCGCCAAGAGCGACGCCGAGACCCGGGCGCTGCGGCCCGCGCTGCGCACCGGGACGGTCCGGCTGCTGACCCGTACCCGGGCCGACCGGCTGCTCACCAACCCCGGCGGGCGCCGGGTCACGGCCGTCGAAGCCGAACGGAACGGGCGCAGGATCCGGGTCCGGGCGGGAACCGTCGTCGTGTCGTGCGGGGCGATCAACTCCGCGGCACTGCTGCTGCGGTCCGGCGGGGCGGCCCACCCGGACGGGCTGGCCAACGGCAGCGGGCTCGTCGGACGCAACCTGATGGTCCACAACAACAGCGTGCTCATGGCCGTCGATCCGCGGCGCCGCAATCCCGTGACATTCCAGAAGACCCTGGCCGTCAACGACTTCTACCACCCGCTGGGCAACCTCCAGCTGATGGGGAAGGTCCACGGGGCCGCCCTCGCCGCCGCCCACCCGCGCCTGCCACGCCGCCTGCTCGGCGCCGTGGCCGCGCGCAGCGTCGACTGGTGGGTGATGTCCGAGGACCTGCCCGACCCCGGCAACCGCGTCCTGCCGGGCCCGGACGGCGGTGTCGTGCTGCACCGCCGGCCCACCAACACCCGGGCTCACCGGGACCTCGTGCGCTGCGCGGCCCGCATGATGCGCCGGGCGGGCCACCCGCTGGTGTTCACCCGGCGGATGGGCGTCGCGGCCACCGGACACCAGTGCGGTACCACGGTCGCCGGACTCGACGAGACGCGCTCCGTCCTCGACCCGCACTGCCGCAGCCACGAGGTCCGCAACCTGTACATCGTCGACGGCGGCTTCTTCCCCTCGTCGGCCGCCGTCAACCCGACCCTCACCATCGCCGCCCAGGCCCTGCGCACCGCCCGCGAGGGCGGCGTACTGCCCTGA
- a CDS encoding VOC family protein, whose product MTAQPADPQPSVPGVTAVHHVAYTVPDLDEAIGFFTGVLGARLAYRTGPVADPGGRWMTRQLGVHADAVAHIAMLRLGPVTNVELFEYTAPDQRRVYPRNSDWGGHHLALWTDDFDASLRHLTAHDGVRALGEPQTVGDGPIAGTRFVYLATPPGLHLELVHAPGRLPYHDGTAVRLFTPTPSPTPDLTGDTS is encoded by the coding sequence ATGACCGCACAACCCGCAGACCCCCAGCCCTCCGTCCCCGGCGTCACCGCCGTCCACCACGTCGCGTACACGGTGCCCGACCTCGACGAGGCGATCGGCTTCTTCACCGGCGTACTCGGCGCCCGGCTCGCCTACCGCACCGGGCCCGTGGCCGACCCGGGCGGCCGGTGGATGACCCGCCAGCTGGGCGTCCACGCCGACGCCGTCGCCCACATCGCCATGCTGCGCCTCGGGCCGGTCACCAACGTCGAGCTGTTCGAGTACACCGCCCCGGACCAGCGCCGGGTGTACCCCCGCAACAGCGACTGGGGCGGACACCACCTCGCCCTGTGGACCGACGACTTCGACGCGTCGCTGCGCCACCTCACCGCCCACGACGGGGTCCGCGCGCTGGGCGAGCCGCAGACCGTCGGCGACGGGCCCATCGCCGGGACCCGCTTCGTCTACCTGGCGACCCCGCCCGGCCTGCACCTCGAACTCGTCCACGCCCCGGGCCGCCTGCCGTACCACGACGGGACGGCGGTCCGGCTCTTCACCCCCACCCCCAGCCCCACCCCCGACCTGACGGGAGACACGTCATGA
- a CDS encoding LysR family transcriptional regulator — protein MDGEPAGGVDPSVHQLRLLLVLAEELHFGRAAGRLYISQPALSRQIRRLEELMGVALLERSTRRVELTAAGEALLPRVRAVVEATDRLREAVRERSRTLTGRVVLGCYVTALPVLTALGERLREHHPGLELDLREVDFVEQTDALFDGRVDAVLAYAPMPPGIQTLPLATERQVVCLWEGHPLAGRPSVSYGELAGLPVVGSSPRVARVWRDFWAADPRPDGAPVGYTAHRATTFEAGISAVAQGLGVRFVSASCRALFPRPGIAYVDVSDAPPCTAVLAWSSARRDTPEVAVLRRAVGGMVGVGGTDPNPHWWHTGHTESKGD, from the coding sequence ATGGATGGCGAGCCGGCCGGCGGTGTTGACCCGAGCGTGCACCAGCTGCGGCTGCTGCTCGTACTGGCGGAGGAGCTGCACTTCGGCCGGGCCGCCGGCCGGCTGTACATCAGCCAGCCGGCGCTCAGCCGCCAGATCCGCAGGCTGGAGGAGCTGATGGGCGTCGCCCTGCTGGAGCGCTCCACCCGGCGCGTGGAACTCACCGCCGCCGGTGAGGCGCTGCTTCCCCGCGTCCGGGCCGTGGTGGAGGCCACCGACCGGCTGCGCGAGGCGGTGCGGGAGCGGTCGAGGACGCTGACCGGGCGGGTGGTGCTCGGCTGCTACGTCACCGCCCTGCCCGTGCTCACCGCCCTGGGCGAGCGGCTGAGGGAGCACCACCCGGGGCTGGAGCTCGACCTGCGGGAGGTGGACTTCGTGGAGCAGACGGACGCGCTGTTCGACGGCCGGGTGGACGCCGTCCTGGCGTACGCGCCCATGCCTCCCGGGATCCAGACGCTGCCGCTGGCGACGGAGCGTCAGGTGGTGTGCCTCTGGGAGGGTCACCCGCTGGCGGGGCGGCCGTCCGTGTCGTACGGGGAGCTGGCGGGCCTGCCGGTCGTCGGGTCCTCACCGCGGGTGGCCCGGGTGTGGCGGGACTTCTGGGCGGCGGATCCCCGCCCGGACGGGGCGCCGGTCGGGTACACCGCGCACCGGGCGACGACGTTCGAGGCGGGGATCTCGGCGGTCGCACAGGGGCTCGGGGTGCGTTTCGTCTCGGCCAGTTGCCGCGCCCTGTTCCCCCGGCCGGGCATCGCCTACGTCGACGTGTCGGACGCGCCGCCGTGCACCGCGGTGCTCGCCTGGTCATCCGCACGCCGCGACACACCGGAGGTCGCCGTGCTGCGGCGCGCGGTGGGCGGCATGGTGGGGGTGGGAGGGACCGACCCGAACCCTCACTGGTGGCACACCGGGCACACCGAGTCCAAAGGGGATTGA
- a CDS encoding DUF4345 domain-containing protein, with protein sequence MSSRHAFRCVLALLALFVLVTGVLEIAVGPSLLPGGPDVDTTVDSNYRFFAGIWCSLGIVLAVAARDPGGHATPLRAVFGAVFLGGIARGVSYLDVGAPHALHTAFIGVELLLPPLLLLWYGRLYAASRGVRSAGQER encoded by the coding sequence ATGTCATCACGTCACGCCTTTCGTTGTGTCCTGGCGCTGCTCGCGCTGTTCGTCCTGGTCACCGGGGTGCTGGAGATCGCCGTCGGGCCGTCGCTGCTGCCCGGCGGCCCGGACGTCGACACCACCGTCGACAGCAACTACCGCTTCTTCGCCGGCATTTGGTGCAGCCTCGGCATCGTCCTGGCGGTCGCCGCCCGCGACCCCGGCGGCCACGCCACGCCCCTCCGGGCCGTCTTCGGCGCCGTGTTCCTCGGTGGCATCGCCCGCGGCGTCTCCTACCTCGACGTGGGCGCGCCGCACGCGCTGCACACGGCCTTCATCGGTGTCGAACTGCTCCTGCCCCCGCTGCTGCTGCTCTGGTACGGCCGCCTGTACGCCGCCTCCCGAGGGGTGCGGAGCGCGGGCCAGGAGCGGTAG
- a CDS encoding cytochrome P450 family protein codes for MDPSGGCPHRDNARLLARGAVAPVVLPGGVPAMTVLGHEALKGFLTHPDVAKGAEHFAALQDGRIPDGWPLRTFATVPGMTTADGAEHRRLRDLVGQAFTARRVERLRPRVEELTAELLDGLEAAARDGDGVADLRRHFALPLPMGVICELLGVDAGHHDHLHHLSSRIVATDSSPEEAVAANREMADALRAVVAARRAAPGDDLTSALIAAREEDGDRLAEPELIGTLLLMIVAGHETTLNLITNAVRALCAHREQLRLVLDGRAGWADVVEETLRWDSPVSHFPFRYPTRDLTVDGTVIPRGTPVLAGYSAAGRDEAAHGPDADRFDVTRAGRGRPTARHLSLGHGPHYCLGAPLARLEATTALERLFTRFPRLDLAVPEARLPRVPSFVGNSVRTLPVRLRADRAVR; via the coding sequence ATGGACCCCTCCGGGGGGTGCCCGCACCGGGACAACGCGCGACTCCTCGCCCGGGGCGCCGTCGCACCCGTCGTCCTGCCGGGCGGCGTGCCCGCGATGACGGTCCTGGGCCACGAGGCGCTCAAGGGCTTCCTCACCCACCCGGACGTCGCCAAGGGCGCCGAGCACTTCGCCGCCCTCCAGGACGGGCGGATACCCGACGGCTGGCCCCTGCGGACCTTCGCCACGGTCCCGGGCATGACCACCGCCGACGGCGCCGAGCACCGGCGGCTGCGCGACCTCGTCGGCCAGGCGTTCACCGCACGGCGCGTCGAACGGCTGCGGCCCCGCGTCGAGGAACTGACCGCCGAACTCCTCGACGGACTCGAGGCGGCGGCCCGGGACGGCGACGGAGTCGCCGACCTGCGGCGCCACTTCGCCCTGCCCCTGCCCATGGGCGTCATCTGCGAACTGCTCGGCGTGGACGCCGGACACCACGACCACCTGCACCACCTCTCCAGCAGGATCGTCGCCACCGACAGCTCGCCCGAGGAGGCGGTGGCCGCCAACCGCGAGATGGCGGACGCACTGCGCGCCGTCGTCGCGGCGCGCCGCGCCGCCCCCGGCGACGACCTGACCAGCGCCCTGATCGCCGCCCGCGAGGAGGACGGCGACCGGCTCGCCGAACCCGAACTCATCGGCACCCTCCTGCTGATGATCGTCGCCGGCCACGAGACCACCCTGAACCTCATCACCAACGCCGTCCGCGCGCTGTGCGCCCACCGCGAGCAGCTCCGGCTGGTCCTCGACGGCCGGGCCGGGTGGGCCGACGTCGTCGAGGAGACCCTCCGCTGGGACAGCCCCGTCAGCCACTTCCCCTTCCGCTACCCCACCCGCGACCTCACCGTCGACGGCACGGTCATCCCCCGGGGGACGCCCGTGCTCGCCGGCTACTCCGCGGCGGGCCGCGACGAAGCGGCCCACGGCCCCGACGCCGACCGCTTCGACGTCACCCGCGCCGGCCGGGGCCGCCCCACGGCCCGTCACCTCTCACTCGGCCACGGCCCCCACTACTGTCTGGGCGCCCCCCTCGCCCGGCTGGAGGCCACCACCGCGCTCGAACGGCTCTTCACCCGCTTCCCCCGGCTCGACCTCGCCGTCCCCGAAGCCCGGCTGCCCCGGGTGCCGAGCTTCGTGGGCAACAGCGTGCGCACCCTGCCCGTACGGCTACGGGCGGACCGTGCCGTCCGGTGA